Genomic window (Cellulosilyticum lentocellum DSM 5427):
ATGTCTCTTGAAATACTAATACCTTTAATATGATAGTCTTTTTTATTGCCACCTACTACAAGGTTTTTCTCATTTCTAAGTGACTCATCAAAGATAATCTTTGCATCTCTTGCATCTAGATTGTATGGTCCCATAAATCCAAAACAAAGATTTGGAGTATCTTCGTATTTCTCAAATGGTGTAATAGTAGCTTTAACTACCTTTTGTAATTTAGCTTCATTAACTTGAAGATCTCCTCTAATAAATACAATAAGAGGTTCTTTATGTCCTTCCATCTCAAATACACAAGCTTTTAAAGTTTTGTCAGCTGTTACGCCTAACATATTTGCTACTTCTTCAATGGTATGTGCATTTGGTGTGTGTACTTCTTCAATAGTACCTTCCTCTGTAGTTGCTACTGGTAATTTACCTGTTGCAACTTCCATATTAGATTGGTAGTCACAGCTATCACAAATAATGATTGTATCTTCTCCGATATCTGTAAGAAGCATGAACTCATGTGCTACTTTCCCCCCCATCATACCTGTATCTGATTGTACACATACTGTTTCTGGCACACCTGCTCTAGCAAATATTCTATGATATGCTTGTAAGCATTGTTCATAGTAGGCTTCTAAGTCTTCTTGTGAAGTGTGGAAAGAGTAAGCATCTTTCATTGTGAACTCACGCACACGGATAAGACCACCTCTTGCTCTTGGTTCATCTCTAAATTTAGTTTGGATTTGATAAATCATAAATGGATAGTTGTTGTAAGATTTAGCTTCTGTTCTAGCTAGATGAACTGCTGCCTCTTCATGTGTCATACCTAATACCATGTCTTTGCCGCCTCTATCTTTGAAACGAACAAGTTCACTTCCTACTGCATCAAAACGTCCTGACTCTCTCCAAAGATCTCCTGGTAAAGCCACTGGAAAGAGAACTTCTTGACCATCAATAGCATCCATTTCTTGACGAATGATATTTTCAATCTTAGATACGACTCTTTTTGCTGGTGGTAATAGAGAATAAATACCATTTGTTACTTGTCTTACATAACCACCTCTTAATAAATAAATATGACTAATACTAGTTGCTTCGCCTGGTTTTTCTTTGAATCTTTCTCCTAGGAGCTTACTCATTAACATAGCACTTCATCCTTTTCTTTTATTATTTTATTCATGATCACTTCATCAATTGTCTATTCCAAGCAGATACTTCATCAAAAAAGGCCCCATGCATCAAATATGCATAGGGGCCTTTATCTATCCGGCGGTACCACCCTAATTAATCACAACATGTCTATCAATTATTAGTTTAATAGAAGTTATGAATATCTCAAGTTTCTCTATAACGGGAGTTCCCGCTGCACTTATGATTTCATGCAGAGCTTAGAGCTTGGACAATATGTGCTTGCTTTAGAAGCCTTTCACCCGGTGGGCTTCCTCTCTTTATAATTACTTGAAAGCAAATCTCACTTATTGATTTCTCGTCATCACTAGTTTATCAGTATTAATTATCTATTATAAGAATAAACATCCCTCATAGCCTTGTCAAGTACCTACCATAAATTGCGCTTTCCGAACTCATTCCATTAATTCACTAGGTTTAACTCACTCGCATTTAAAAGGATAATTTAAGTTAATCATAATTATTTGACTATTTATCCCTATGGTGCTATAATTTGCTCAATAATAAATATGATGCTAGGGGAGCTTTCGAGCTGAGAGTGCATATGGTGCAGACCCTTTAACTTGTCCACGGATAATGCCGCAGCAAGGAAGCGAATGTGCGATACGATTAGTTTTGCCACACATTCGTGTGGTTATTTTTATGCCACTTTGTACCCCCTAGCAAATTAAATATATTTGAAGGGGGTTTTATTATGCCTAATATTTTTGCTAAATTAAGCGAAGTTAGTTTAGTATCATGGAGTATTATTTTTGTTATTGCTATTTTATCTATTGGTGGATTATTAATTATTTCAAAGAAGGATAAGTATGCCAGCTCTACCATCACCACTAAAACGATTGTTTATGGTGGTATGTGTGTTGCCCTTTCCTTTATTCTGTCCTACATCAGACTTTATAAAATGCCTCAAGGTGGTTCTATTACTTTAGCTAGCATGTTTCCTATTATTTTATATTCTCTCGTTTTCGGGCCTGTTCCTGGTATTATTGCTGGTGTTGCATATGGATTTATGCAGTTTATTCAAGATCCTAGTATGGTTCACTGGGCACAATTATTTCTAGACTATCCTTTAGCATTCGCTTGCCTTGGTCTTGCTGGATTTGCACCAAAACTTTCTAAAAATATCCAGGTAGGAACTACTATTGGTATCATCATCTCAGTACTTAGCCGTGCTATCATGCATATTATTTCTGGTGTGGTTTTCTTTGCTGAGTATGCAGGAGAACAGTCACCTTTGATTTACTCCATCATTTATAATGCTTCTTACCTAGTTCCTGAATTAATTATTACTTTAGTACTTGCCCTAATTATTGTCTCCACCCCTGTCTATTCACAATTAAAGCGTTCAACATTTATATAATAACTCTTTTTATAAATTAACTTTAAAAAGGTACGCCTGCCAAGAAATTTTTCTTCACAGACTTACCTTTTTTTATACTATAATCTCATTATTTACTCGTTTGTTACCTTGCAAACCTTCTTATTATAATTCACTTTTTTTACTTAGTCTCTTTTTAAAACCTGGATTACAAACAGTGATATTAGACTGGCACTAGCTACTAGTAAAAGCTTCTTTATTTTACCTTCTTGTTCCTTGACTTCTGGCGAAAACACAGAGACCTTTCTCTCTACGTCCTGAAATTCACCTAGTTCTTCATCTAAGTAGACTTGTGCCTTTTCTCTTAATTTACTCTTGTACTTATAGTTCTTCACTATACTTACAATAGCTAGAATGCTACTTATGATCGTTACTACTTGTAAAATTAGTTCTATAGTTCTTAGTACTTTGCATTTACTCATCTTCCATCCTCCTAATACTTAGTATATCCTAGCCTTCTTGATATATCCCTTGCTGTCTCTTTGATTAATGTAATATGTTCTGCTCTTTTATCTGTAATGAACTGAGGTTCTTTTCCTCCTACGCTAATAGCGGCTATAATCTGCCCTCTATAATCATAAATAGGTGCTGCTATACAAAAAATACCTTCCTCATGTTCTTCGTTATCTATAGCATAACCTTGTTTTCTAGCTTCTTTGATTTCATCCAATACACTTTCCGGTGATGTTAATGTCCTGTGAGTAAATGTCTCAAATGTTACTTTGGATAGCTCACTCAAAATTTCTTCATCGGTATTCTGAGATAGAAGAATCTTACCCACTCCCGATGCATACAGAGGAATTCTTTTGCCAATTTGAGAGTACATACGAAATGCATTTATACTTTCTATCTTTTCTATAAATACCGCTTCATTCCCCTCTAAAATAGCCATCTGAACAGGTAAGCCTAAAATATGAACTAATTTTCTTAAATAAGGTGACGCTTCTGTTTTCAGTTCAATATTGTTGAGTTTCATACTACTTAATTCTACTAGTTTAAGACCCACCTTATAGTTATTCCCTTCTCTCTCAATAAACCCTCTATTTTCTAGTGTAGCTAATAAACGATGAACTGTTATTTTATTCAATTCTAAAATACTTTCAAATTCTTTGGGCTGCATACCTTCTGGATGCTCTGCTAAGATTTCTAAAAGTTGTAATGCACGGTCTACTGTCTGCAGTATCGCCTTAGCCATACATCTCACCCAGCTTTCTGTCTATATTATTTAACTCCTATTATATATTAATGAATAATATAAAACAATCTACCGTTTCATGACTAATCATGTATTTATTTACTGCAAAAATAAAAGATATAACCTTTCTAATGGTTATATCTTTCATGTAATACTCGAATGCTCTATTAAATCCCTATTAATCATTATTACCTTTTATCTCGCTAGCCATCCTCCATCTACTGCTAGAGTATATCCATTGATATACTCTGCTGCTTCTGAAGCTAAAAAGACTGCTGCTCCTGCTAAATCTTCGGGGGTTCCCCAACGCCCAGCAGGTATACGTTCTAAAATACTTGTTTGTCTCTCTTCGTCACTTCTTAAAGCTGCTGTATTATCTGTTGCCATATAGCCTGGTGCAATAGCATTAATATTAATATGATGCACTGCCCATTCATTTGCCATTGATTTTGTAATACCCATTATAGCACTCTTACTTGCTGTATAGGAAGGTACACGAATCCCGCCTTGAAAAGATAGCATAGAAGCAATATTGATAATCTTTCCGCCATTTCCTTGTAAAATAAACTGTTTTGCTACTGCTTGTGATAAGAAGAATGTTGTCTTTAAGTTAATATTAATAACATCATCCCAGTTTTTCTCCGAAAAGTCTATAGTATCTTCTCTTCTAATAATCCCCGCATTATTTACTAAGATATCAACCTTCCCAAATGCTTTTAATGTTTCTTGTATAATCTCAGCTATTGGCTCTTGTGAAATCAAGTTAGCTTTGATTCCAATAAATCTTCTTCCTAATTCTTTTACTTTAGCTTCTGTCTCTGATAAATCTGTTGTTCCAACCCCAACGATGTCCGCTCCTGCACTAGCTAATCCTACTGCTATACCCTGACCTAAACCTCTTGTTGCGCCAGTTACAATTGCTACTTTACCTGCTAATGAAAACTTATTCAATATATTATTCATCCTATATCCCTCCATTATTGTTTCTATTTCTGCATCTAATCTTCTCTCTAGATGAGCTTATTTTTGATAAATAGGTTTACGAAATTTATTATTTTTTGTTTCACCTTGCAATACGGTTGCTTATTGTATTTCATTATATGTAACAATGTTTCTTATAGTGTAATAATATTACTTTTATATCTAAACGTCAACACTATTTTATTAATTATTTTTTTAACGATATCTATTGATTATCAAAGACTTAGTTAAGTTTATATCAAAGTATATTCCTTTCCTCAGCCTCGTCATCCATCTCCCGATTTAAGCATTTTATATGATTAATTTTGTACTATTGTGTAGATAATTTCATAGATAACGCTACATTAATTCGCCTAATTATTTACAGTTTTTATGCTACACTTTAAAAAAACTCATGGAGAGAGGTACAAATGAAAAAAATAAATATATTTACACCCTGCATTTTTTTGCTGCTTTTTTGCTCTATAATCTGTGTATTACTTGCTTATCCTGGCCTTAATACCATAGAGGCAGCTACTACGCATCAATCTATTAGTTTAGAAAGTTTAGCAATCAAACAAAAAGATTTAGAAGCCACATTAGAAGCGTTAAAACTAGACTTAGCTAAAACCTCTGATAGCCTCAATTCTTATAACCAAAGGCTCTCTATTGTAGAAAGCAACATCACTACTACTCAAACAATGTTGGTTTCTTATTATATGGATAAATTATCAGATCCTACTTATGTCACTACTTATAATACAGACTATACTTGGTATACTGCAGCAGAAGCACTTGGAGAGCTAGGAAAACCTTCTATCCCTGCTCTTATTAAACGTTTAGATACTACTAATCCCTATGAACGGTCACTCGTATTTTATGCTCTTCTTCTAGCCTCTCAAGCTGAAAATGTTAAAGTTTTTGCGGGGAATGATTATATCCATACTCATTTAGACTTTAATACTAATACTCATAACGCTCAAAAAATGATAGCTTTAGAATGGTGGGAAAAGTATAAAAGTTACTTTTAACTCTTCTATAAATATGTCATGCTCACTCCTAATATAGATATTTTAAAAAGGTATGTCTCTCTCATAGGCAATGTCATTAAGTTAACATTGTGATAGAAACGCATCCCTAGGAAAAGAAGTTGAAGATTTATTTCTTCAGCTTCTTTTTCTATTTCCAGGTACCACAAATAGACAGATTTGCATCTGCCTCAAAATTTATATTCTTTTACAAAGATTTATGCTACTCTATAAAGGAAGCCATGAAAAAGCTTGATAGTTAAGTTTCGTTCCCTATGCCTATTAGGCCGTACAGGAATGAGATTTCTTGCGATTATGACTTCTAAATCAGGTGATGTTGCTTTTCCATGATAGAATAACCTACACATATGCACTGCAACTGAGAAATTTGCTTTATATGTATGCTTTCTTTGCTTTTTTTCAATGACTACGTGCCATGTAATCATTTCTGCAAAGTTATACATTATCATATGTGCATAGATTTCTTGTTGGATACACATCACCTTTTTTGAATGAAAATCTAACATTCC
Coding sequences:
- a CDS encoding proline--tRNA ligase; protein product: MLMSKLLGERFKEKPGEATSISHIYLLRGGYVRQVTNGIYSLLPPAKRVVSKIENIIRQEMDAIDGQEVLFPVALPGDLWRESGRFDAVGSELVRFKDRGGKDMVLGMTHEEAAVHLARTEAKSYNNYPFMIYQIQTKFRDEPRARGGLIRVREFTMKDAYSFHTSQEDLEAYYEQCLQAYHRIFARAGVPETVCVQSDTGMMGGKVAHEFMLLTDIGEDTIIICDSCDYQSNMEVATGKLPVATTEEGTIEEVHTPNAHTIEEVANMLGVTADKTLKACVFEMEGHKEPLIVFIRGDLQVNEAKLQKVVKATITPFEKYEDTPNLCFGFMGPYNLDARDAKIIFDESLRNEKNLVVGGNKKDYHIKGISISRDIKDADFHDVAEVLEGQECPCCHGKLQFKRGVEVGNIFQLGTRYSESMGMTYIDSDGKAKTPIMGCYGIGVGRLLACIIEARHDEWGPIWPMSVAPWQVHICVLKSKKTDMDAIGNEIYNKLSSKYEVIMDDRNVGAGVQFADADLLGIPVRVVVGEKNLKEGKVELMTRDKSVKKLVDLGDVEKEVAALIAELS
- the thiT gene encoding energy-coupled thiamine transporter ThiT; its protein translation is MPNIFAKLSEVSLVSWSIIFVIAILSIGGLLIISKKDKYASSTITTKTIVYGGMCVALSFILSYIRLYKMPQGGSITLASMFPIILYSLVFGPVPGIIAGVAYGFMQFIQDPSMVHWAQLFLDYPLAFACLGLAGFAPKLSKNIQVGTTIGIIISVLSRAIMHIISGVVFFAEYAGEQSPLIYSIIYNASYLVPELIITLVLALIIVSTPVYSQLKRSTFI
- a CDS encoding IclR family transcriptional regulator, whose protein sequence is MAKAILQTVDRALQLLEILAEHPEGMQPKEFESILELNKITVHRLLATLENRGFIEREGNNYKVGLKLVELSSMKLNNIELKTEASPYLRKLVHILGLPVQMAILEGNEAVFIEKIESINAFRMYSQIGKRIPLYASGVGKILLSQNTDEEILSELSKVTFETFTHRTLTSPESVLDEIKEARKQGYAIDNEEHEEGIFCIAAPIYDYRGQIIAAISVGGKEPQFITDKRAEHITLIKETARDISRRLGYTKY
- the kduD gene encoding 2-dehydro-3-deoxy-D-gluconate 5-dehydrogenase KduD, which produces MNNILNKFSLAGKVAIVTGATRGLGQGIAVGLASAGADIVGVGTTDLSETEAKVKELGRRFIGIKANLISQEPIAEIIQETLKAFGKVDILVNNAGIIRREDTIDFSEKNWDDVININLKTTFFLSQAVAKQFILQGNGGKIINIASMLSFQGGIRVPSYTASKSAIMGITKSMANEWAVHHININAIAPGYMATDNTAALRSDEERQTSILERIPAGRWGTPEDLAGAAVFLASEAAEYINGYTLAVDGGWLAR
- a CDS encoding HEAT repeat domain-containing protein codes for the protein MKKINIFTPCIFLLLFCSIICVLLAYPGLNTIEAATTHQSISLESLAIKQKDLEATLEALKLDLAKTSDSLNSYNQRLSIVESNITTTQTMLVSYYMDKLSDPTYVTTYNTDYTWYTAAEALGELGKPSIPALIKRLDTTNPYERSLVFYALLLASQAENVKVFAGNDYIHTHLDFNTNTHNAQKMIALEWWEKYKSYF